A genomic region of Arachis hypogaea cultivar Tifrunner chromosome 5, arahy.Tifrunner.gnm2.J5K5, whole genome shotgun sequence contains the following coding sequences:
- the LOC112800483 gene encoding uncharacterized protein, with translation MSWFARTIANSLRLDDEDEQQHHNPPNANEPHPPNTKPDSDSAIPDPRSPSSPSPASTPRGVKEDLSELTKSISRQLWGVASFLAPPPADHALAAHPAGNLDSDAPPREQEEEEEEEDLIAGIRSDFAEISGRFRSGISKLSENKAVSELTKMASNFLQIRPEEDDYDLEGVVGITEDVVLFARDVAMHPETWLDFPLPHAADSDDFDLSDVQQEHALAVESLAPSLAALRMELCPAYMSDACFWMIYFVLLHPRLNKSDADLLSTPRIVEARAMLAHTLEKRSTENEERDLSGKGDFPTKEGDQDLLVPTSVPLESVPLQVKAAVVEAAPSVDMSDFEMEKRPVTQTTDVSMIKEAPVNLTAEQSSSISANRFLDEAYDEDDADDWLKEDSSEMVGGSGTSGPAGNEEDVSFSDLEEEDVASSYKKTGSGSDSSTKDSRDWVQLSRQAGSEHSSARNSETKDSSDWLNVDDIDVI, from the exons ATGTCCTGGTTCGCAAGGACTATTGCTAACTCACTCAGACTCGACGATGAAGACGAACAACAACACCATAACCCTCCTAATGCCAATGAGCCCcatcctcccaacaccaaacccgATTCAGATTCGGCTATACCCGATCCGCGCTCACCCTCATCCCCGTCCCCCGCATCCACCCCTCGCGGCGTCAAAGAGGACCTCTCCGAGCTCACTAAATCCATTTCCCGCCAGTTATGGGGTGTCGCCTCCTTCCTCGCTCCCCCTCCCGCCGACCACGCTCTCGCCGCCCATCCCGCAGGCAACCTCGATTCGGATGCACCGCCGagagagcaagaagaagaagaagaagaagaagacctcATTGCTGGAATCCGAAGCGATTTTGCGGAGATCAGCGGGAGGTTCAGGAGTGGGATCTCCAAGCTTTCCGAGAACAAGGCGGTGTCGGAGTTGACGAAGATGGCGTCGAATTTCCTTCAGATTCGACCCGAAGAAGATGATTACGATCTCGAAGGTGTGGTTGGAATAACCGAGGACGTTGTGCTCTTTGCCAGAGACGTTGCGATGCATCCCGAGACTTGGTTGGATTTCCCTCTACCTCATGCTGCCGATTCCGATG ATTTTGATTTGTCTGATGTGCAACAAGAACACGCTCTAGCTGTTGAAAGTCTAGCTCCAAGCTTAGCTGCTCTTAGAATGGAACTTTGTCCGGCATATATGAGCGATGCTTGCTTTTGGATGATTTATTTTGTACTCTTGCACCCTAGACTCAACAAAAGTGATGCCGATCTTCTATCAACCCCACGA ATAGTGGAAGCTAGAGCAATGTTAGCCCATACATTGGAGAAAAGAAGCACAGAAAATGAAGAACGTGATTTATCTGGGAAAGGTGATTTTCCTACAAAAGAGGGAGACCAAGATCTCCTTGTGCCAACCAGTGTCCCACTAGAATCAGTTCCTCTTCAAGTTAAAGCTGCTGTGGTTGAAGCAGCCCCATCTGTGGATATGTCTGATTTTGAGATGGAGAAACGTCCTGTAACTCAGACTACTGATGTGTCTATGATTAAAGAAGCACCCGTAAATCTGACTGCAGAACAATCATCATCTATTTCAGCAAATAGATTTTTGGATGAAGCATATGATGAGGATGATGCTGATGACTGGTTGAAAGAGGATAGTTCTGAAATGGTTGGTGGAAGTGGAACTTCTGGGCCTGCTGGTAATGAAGAGGACGTGTCATTCAGTGATCTTGAGGAGGAGGATGTTGCTTCAAGTTATAAAAAAACTGGATCAGGGTCTGACTCTTCAACAAAAGACTCTCGAGATTGGGTGCAGTTAAGCAGACAAGCTGGTTCTGAGCATTCAAGTGCTCGAAATTCCGAAACCAAGGATTCTAGTGATTGGCTGAATGTTGATGACATTGACGTAATATGA
- the LOC112800485 gene encoding ACT domain-containing protein ACR1 isoform X1 produces the protein MDIFYHPHMDREIESLIERIHPPRVCIDNDSCRECTVVKVDSANKHGILLEMVQVLTDLDLIISRSYISSDGGWFMDVFHVTDQAGKKLTDETLMLHIQQKLCTTRRKGNISSDEDDETTSEPYGCDGPHSLQNTALEMTGLDRPGLLSEIAAVLAELGCTVTSGMAWTHNDRAACIIYVEDALKAGPIKDPIRLGHVQEQLQNVVEAHGDIGERKSVRLRNLAAGRTHTERRLHQLMYADRDYESCRACHGESSGEHKKGCDGTHVSVSRCKDKGYWVVNVRSRDRPKLLFDTVCVLTDLHYVVFHAAIRSKSSMAEQEYFIKHAVAGACLDEESERQKLILCLIAAIERRVSHVRLIPPTIKGLRVDIRTKNRTGLLSNVTRVFRENGLSVSRVEIGTQGDNAVGSFFVTDCSGQQVNPNIAELVRQECGGTVFTDHKSPYRVPKSSSSSLLAMDETTNNLVAKPIVSIGNMLWSQIERLSGSFGSIRS, from the exons ATGGATATATTTTACCATCCACACATGGATCGGGAAATTGAATCGCTCATTGAGAGAATACATCCTCCCAG GGTCTGCATAGACAACGATTCTTGCCGAGAATGCACCGTAGTGAAG GTCGATAGTGCAAACAAGCACGGGATATTATTGGAGATGGTCCAGGTGTTGACAGATCTTGATCTTATTATTTCTAGATCATACATTTCCTCTGATGGTGGATGGTTTATGGATG TGTTCCACGTGACCGATCAAGCTGGCAAGAAGCTCACGGACGAAACCCTCATGCTCCACATTCAGCAG AAACTATGTACCACTAGAAGAAAAGGAAATATCTCGagtgatgaagatgatgaaacTACGTCAGAACCATATGGTTGCGATGGGCCCCACTCACTCCAAAACACGGCCCTGGAGATGACTGGGCTGGACCGGCCCGGCCTACTATCTGAAATAGCTGCGGTGCTAGCGGAGTTGGGCTGTACGGTGACCTCGGGAATGGCCTGGACCCACAACGACAGAGCGGCCTGCATCATCTACGTAGAAGACGCTCTAAAAGCAGGGCCCATCAAGGACCCAATACGGCTAGGCCACGTTCAAGAGCAGCTTCAGAACGTGGTGGAGGCCCACGGCGATATCGGAGAGAGGAAAAGCGTGAGGCTGAGAAACTTGGCGGCGGGGCGCACCCACACAGAACGGCGGCTCCACCAGCTGATGTACGCGGACAGGGACTATGAGAGCTGCCGTGCGTGTCACGGGGAGAGTAGCGGGGAGCACAAGAAGGGGTGTGATGGGACCCACGTGTCCGTTAGTAGATGCAAGGACAAAGGGTACTGGGTGGTCAACGTGCGGAGCAGGGACCGTCCTAAACTACTCTTTGATACCGTCTGCGTCTTAACTGACTTGCACTATGTGGTGTTCCACGCCGCCATCAGGTCCAAGAGTTCCATGGCCGAGCAGGAGTACTTTATAAAGCACGCCGTCGCTGGTGCTTGTCTGGACGAAGAATCCGAGAGACAAAAGCTCATCTTATGCTTAATCGCTGCCATAGAACGCAGAGTCTCCCATGTACGTCTCATTCCACCCACCATTaag GGATTAAGGGTAGATATTCGCACCAAGAATAGGACGGGTCTACTGTCGAACGTGACAAGGGTGTTCCGTGAGAATGGACTATCGGTATCAAGGGTTGAGATTGGAACACAAGGGGACAATGCGGTGGGATCATTCTTTGTGACGGACTGTTCTGGTCAACAGGTGAACCCTAATATAGCGGAGTTGGTGAGACAAGAGTGTGGCGGAACCGTATTTACTGATCACAAGTCGCCTTATAGGGTTCCTaaatcatcctcctcctccttgttGGCTATGGACGAAACCACCAACAATTTGGTGGCCAAGCCAATAGTTTCTATTGGGAACATGCTATGGTCTCAGATAGAACGCCTTTCAGGTAGTTTTGGCTCCATTAGATCCTGA
- the LOC112800485 gene encoding ACT domain-containing protein ACR1 isoform X2: protein MDIFYHPHMDREIESLIERIHPPRVCIDNDSCRECTVVKVDSANKHGILLEMVQVLTDLDLIISRSYISSDGGWFMDVFHVTDQAGKKLTDETLMLHIQQKLCTTRRKGNISSDEDDETTSEPYGCDGPHSLQNTALEMTGLDRPGLLSEIAAVLAELGCTVTSGMAWTHNDRAACIIYVEDALKAGPIKDPIRLGHVQEQLQNVVEAHGDIGERKSVRLRNLAAGRTHTERRLHQLMYADRDYESCRACHGESSGEHKKGCDGTHVSVSRCKDKGYWVVNVRSRDRPKLLFDTVCVLTDLHYVVFHAAIRSKSSMAEQEYFIKHAVAGACLDEESERQKLILCLIAAIERRVSHGLRVDIRTKNRTGLLSNVTRVFRENGLSVSRVEIGTQGDNAVGSFFVTDCSGQQVNPNIAELVRQECGGTVFTDHKSPYRVPKSSSSSLLAMDETTNNLVAKPIVSIGNMLWSQIERLSGSFGSIRS from the exons ATGGATATATTTTACCATCCACACATGGATCGGGAAATTGAATCGCTCATTGAGAGAATACATCCTCCCAG GGTCTGCATAGACAACGATTCTTGCCGAGAATGCACCGTAGTGAAG GTCGATAGTGCAAACAAGCACGGGATATTATTGGAGATGGTCCAGGTGTTGACAGATCTTGATCTTATTATTTCTAGATCATACATTTCCTCTGATGGTGGATGGTTTATGGATG TGTTCCACGTGACCGATCAAGCTGGCAAGAAGCTCACGGACGAAACCCTCATGCTCCACATTCAGCAG AAACTATGTACCACTAGAAGAAAAGGAAATATCTCGagtgatgaagatgatgaaacTACGTCAGAACCATATGGTTGCGATGGGCCCCACTCACTCCAAAACACGGCCCTGGAGATGACTGGGCTGGACCGGCCCGGCCTACTATCTGAAATAGCTGCGGTGCTAGCGGAGTTGGGCTGTACGGTGACCTCGGGAATGGCCTGGACCCACAACGACAGAGCGGCCTGCATCATCTACGTAGAAGACGCTCTAAAAGCAGGGCCCATCAAGGACCCAATACGGCTAGGCCACGTTCAAGAGCAGCTTCAGAACGTGGTGGAGGCCCACGGCGATATCGGAGAGAGGAAAAGCGTGAGGCTGAGAAACTTGGCGGCGGGGCGCACCCACACAGAACGGCGGCTCCACCAGCTGATGTACGCGGACAGGGACTATGAGAGCTGCCGTGCGTGTCACGGGGAGAGTAGCGGGGAGCACAAGAAGGGGTGTGATGGGACCCACGTGTCCGTTAGTAGATGCAAGGACAAAGGGTACTGGGTGGTCAACGTGCGGAGCAGGGACCGTCCTAAACTACTCTTTGATACCGTCTGCGTCTTAACTGACTTGCACTATGTGGTGTTCCACGCCGCCATCAGGTCCAAGAGTTCCATGGCCGAGCAGGAGTACTTTATAAAGCACGCCGTCGCTGGTGCTTGTCTGGACGAAGAATCCGAGAGACAAAAGCTCATCTTATGCTTAATCGCTGCCATAGAACGCAGAGTCTCCCAT GGATTAAGGGTAGATATTCGCACCAAGAATAGGACGGGTCTACTGTCGAACGTGACAAGGGTGTTCCGTGAGAATGGACTATCGGTATCAAGGGTTGAGATTGGAACACAAGGGGACAATGCGGTGGGATCATTCTTTGTGACGGACTGTTCTGGTCAACAGGTGAACCCTAATATAGCGGAGTTGGTGAGACAAGAGTGTGGCGGAACCGTATTTACTGATCACAAGTCGCCTTATAGGGTTCCTaaatcatcctcctcctccttgttGGCTATGGACGAAACCACCAACAATTTGGTGGCCAAGCCAATAGTTTCTATTGGGAACATGCTATGGTCTCAGATAGAACGCCTTTCAGGTAGTTTTGGCTCCATTAGATCCTGA
- the LOC112800485 gene encoding ACT domain-containing protein ACR1 isoform X4, with protein sequence MLHIQQKLCTTRRKGNISSDEDDETTSEPYGCDGPHSLQNTALEMTGLDRPGLLSEIAAVLAELGCTVTSGMAWTHNDRAACIIYVEDALKAGPIKDPIRLGHVQEQLQNVVEAHGDIGERKSVRLRNLAAGRTHTERRLHQLMYADRDYESCRACHGESSGEHKKGCDGTHVSVSRCKDKGYWVVNVRSRDRPKLLFDTVCVLTDLHYVVFHAAIRSKSSMAEQEYFIKHAVAGACLDEESERQKLILCLIAAIERRVSHGLRVDIRTKNRTGLLSNVTRVFRENGLSVSRVEIGTQGDNAVGSFFVTDCSGQQVNPNIAELVRQECGGTVFTDHKSPYRVPKSSSSSLLAMDETTNNLVAKPIVSIGNMLWSQIERLSGSFGSIRS encoded by the exons ATGCTCCACATTCAGCAG AAACTATGTACCACTAGAAGAAAAGGAAATATCTCGagtgatgaagatgatgaaacTACGTCAGAACCATATGGTTGCGATGGGCCCCACTCACTCCAAAACACGGCCCTGGAGATGACTGGGCTGGACCGGCCCGGCCTACTATCTGAAATAGCTGCGGTGCTAGCGGAGTTGGGCTGTACGGTGACCTCGGGAATGGCCTGGACCCACAACGACAGAGCGGCCTGCATCATCTACGTAGAAGACGCTCTAAAAGCAGGGCCCATCAAGGACCCAATACGGCTAGGCCACGTTCAAGAGCAGCTTCAGAACGTGGTGGAGGCCCACGGCGATATCGGAGAGAGGAAAAGCGTGAGGCTGAGAAACTTGGCGGCGGGGCGCACCCACACAGAACGGCGGCTCCACCAGCTGATGTACGCGGACAGGGACTATGAGAGCTGCCGTGCGTGTCACGGGGAGAGTAGCGGGGAGCACAAGAAGGGGTGTGATGGGACCCACGTGTCCGTTAGTAGATGCAAGGACAAAGGGTACTGGGTGGTCAACGTGCGGAGCAGGGACCGTCCTAAACTACTCTTTGATACCGTCTGCGTCTTAACTGACTTGCACTATGTGGTGTTCCACGCCGCCATCAGGTCCAAGAGTTCCATGGCCGAGCAGGAGTACTTTATAAAGCACGCCGTCGCTGGTGCTTGTCTGGACGAAGAATCCGAGAGACAAAAGCTCATCTTATGCTTAATCGCTGCCATAGAACGCAGAGTCTCCCAT GGATTAAGGGTAGATATTCGCACCAAGAATAGGACGGGTCTACTGTCGAACGTGACAAGGGTGTTCCGTGAGAATGGACTATCGGTATCAAGGGTTGAGATTGGAACACAAGGGGACAATGCGGTGGGATCATTCTTTGTGACGGACTGTTCTGGTCAACAGGTGAACCCTAATATAGCGGAGTTGGTGAGACAAGAGTGTGGCGGAACCGTATTTACTGATCACAAGTCGCCTTATAGGGTTCCTaaatcatcctcctcctccttgttGGCTATGGACGAAACCACCAACAATTTGGTGGCCAAGCCAATAGTTTCTATTGGGAACATGCTATGGTCTCAGATAGAACGCCTTTCAGGTAGTTTTGGCTCCATTAGATCCTGA
- the LOC112800485 gene encoding ACT domain-containing protein ACR1 isoform X3: MLHIQQKLCTTRRKGNISSDEDDETTSEPYGCDGPHSLQNTALEMTGLDRPGLLSEIAAVLAELGCTVTSGMAWTHNDRAACIIYVEDALKAGPIKDPIRLGHVQEQLQNVVEAHGDIGERKSVRLRNLAAGRTHTERRLHQLMYADRDYESCRACHGESSGEHKKGCDGTHVSVSRCKDKGYWVVNVRSRDRPKLLFDTVCVLTDLHYVVFHAAIRSKSSMAEQEYFIKHAVAGACLDEESERQKLILCLIAAIERRVSHVRLIPPTIKGLRVDIRTKNRTGLLSNVTRVFRENGLSVSRVEIGTQGDNAVGSFFVTDCSGQQVNPNIAELVRQECGGTVFTDHKSPYRVPKSSSSSLLAMDETTNNLVAKPIVSIGNMLWSQIERLSGSFGSIRS; this comes from the exons ATGCTCCACATTCAGCAG AAACTATGTACCACTAGAAGAAAAGGAAATATCTCGagtgatgaagatgatgaaacTACGTCAGAACCATATGGTTGCGATGGGCCCCACTCACTCCAAAACACGGCCCTGGAGATGACTGGGCTGGACCGGCCCGGCCTACTATCTGAAATAGCTGCGGTGCTAGCGGAGTTGGGCTGTACGGTGACCTCGGGAATGGCCTGGACCCACAACGACAGAGCGGCCTGCATCATCTACGTAGAAGACGCTCTAAAAGCAGGGCCCATCAAGGACCCAATACGGCTAGGCCACGTTCAAGAGCAGCTTCAGAACGTGGTGGAGGCCCACGGCGATATCGGAGAGAGGAAAAGCGTGAGGCTGAGAAACTTGGCGGCGGGGCGCACCCACACAGAACGGCGGCTCCACCAGCTGATGTACGCGGACAGGGACTATGAGAGCTGCCGTGCGTGTCACGGGGAGAGTAGCGGGGAGCACAAGAAGGGGTGTGATGGGACCCACGTGTCCGTTAGTAGATGCAAGGACAAAGGGTACTGGGTGGTCAACGTGCGGAGCAGGGACCGTCCTAAACTACTCTTTGATACCGTCTGCGTCTTAACTGACTTGCACTATGTGGTGTTCCACGCCGCCATCAGGTCCAAGAGTTCCATGGCCGAGCAGGAGTACTTTATAAAGCACGCCGTCGCTGGTGCTTGTCTGGACGAAGAATCCGAGAGACAAAAGCTCATCTTATGCTTAATCGCTGCCATAGAACGCAGAGTCTCCCATGTACGTCTCATTCCACCCACCATTaag GGATTAAGGGTAGATATTCGCACCAAGAATAGGACGGGTCTACTGTCGAACGTGACAAGGGTGTTCCGTGAGAATGGACTATCGGTATCAAGGGTTGAGATTGGAACACAAGGGGACAATGCGGTGGGATCATTCTTTGTGACGGACTGTTCTGGTCAACAGGTGAACCCTAATATAGCGGAGTTGGTGAGACAAGAGTGTGGCGGAACCGTATTTACTGATCACAAGTCGCCTTATAGGGTTCCTaaatcatcctcctcctccttgttGGCTATGGACGAAACCACCAACAATTTGGTGGCCAAGCCAATAGTTTCTATTGGGAACATGCTATGGTCTCAGATAGAACGCCTTTCAGGTAGTTTTGGCTCCATTAGATCCTGA